Genomic segment of Arachis hypogaea cultivar Tifrunner chromosome 11, arahy.Tifrunner.gnm2.J5K5, whole genome shotgun sequence:
ACAGTTTTGAAAAACTCAATACAATGATCATTCCTCCCTTCTATTTTTTCCCATCTTTTATGcccttggatttttttttttttgagaaattactaaaataatacacaaaatttatattgttgataaaaataatttcgaAACATATAAATTACAAATATATCTTTAAACAATGTTAACatatgacaaaaataataaacacAAATGGCAAATGTCTTTTCTATTCAACAagtaatttgaatattttatttaaattttgtaaaaatatttgaataactatttaaaaattgtataaaaaaataagaacgAAATTTGATCCTTAAACCTCTTTTTTCAATCTTTCTAAAAATTGGTCATTTAAAAAAATCCACTTAGTATAAAATTACaaacatttaaaaattaaaatatcttagttttctaattatgtttaaaaaaattaaatcaaatcaaaatttgatctttaaaatatcttttttaataatatatatttgaataaaccaccaaaaatattttgtggttGACAAGAATGCCTCcaattttgttattgacaaaaatactttcaaataattttaaaatatgataaaaatatactctaataaactaaaaaattttatgttaacaaaaaaaaaataccaatgtTTTTTCacgtttttaaataatttaaagatatttttgttgAGACATAATTCGATAGTATTTTTATTAGTGTCAAAATAATTCAAGTTCATTTTTGATAGTTAacctatatatttaatatttaattatttttatagtagttttttaattttcagcgagtttttttttattatttgtggtGATATCTTTTCAGAGTTATATTGTCGTTGTTAGTTTAGGAAAATTCTTTTCATTCGATCTGagtgatttgagtaataaaaccAATAATCAGGTGGGTCAAGGCCGAAGGCCCAAGGAGTAGTGTTCAGAGACGCATTAGGGCGCAAACACAGGGCATACCTTAGGAGAGGGCCCAGGAACGAGATAATTGTATCAGCCGGTGCACTTGGAAGCCCACAGCTTCTTATGCTAAGTGGAATTGGGCCTGAAAGGCAACTTCGGGCCCACAACATAAATGTAACGTTGGAGCAGCCATTGGTAGGACAAGGAATGTCCGATAACCCGATGAATGCCGTCTTCATCCCTTCTCCGGTGCCCGTTGAGGTATCCCTCATTGAGGTCGTCGGCATCACCAAATTCGGCACCTACATTGAAGCTGCCAGCGGAGAAAACTTTGCTGGCGGCACCTCACCCAGAGATTTCGGAATGTTCTCCCCCAAGGTAATTAAAAACACTATATTGTTCATTCgtgcaactttttttttttttttttttatctctttttattatgttaaaatatttttttcttacaatttaataGCATCTAAATGcatataaaatgataaaataaaaagttaataattattgaatttataaattttatgatatgTGAATTTTACTACTTTAATTCAAGATTAATTAGACTTTTAtctgttcattttattatttttttttcattttagatCAATTAGCTAGATATAACTAAAAGATGGTGTAAAATGCAGATTGGTCAATTTTCCACAGTGCCTCCAAAGCAAAGAAGTCCCGAAGCACTAGCAAAAGCAATAGAAATGATGGACACACTGGACCACGCAGCATTCAGGGGAGGATTCATCCTGGAAAAAATCATGGGTCCAATCTCAACAGGCCACATGGAGTTGAGAACCCTAAATCCCAACGACAACCCTTCGGTTACCTTCAACTACTTCAAAGAACCGCGCGACCTGCAGCGCTGCGTTCAAGGATTAAGAACCATCGAGAAGGTCATCGACTCGAAGCCCTTCGCCCCCTTCCGCTACGTCAACATGCCGGTCCCCGTGCTCCTCAACATGACCGCTAACTCCCCCGTCAACCTGCTGCCTCGCCATTCGAACTCTTCGCTGTCGTTGGAGCAGTTCTGCCGGGACACCGTCATGACCATTTGGCATTACCATGGCGGCTGCCAGGTTGGCAGGGTTGTTGATAGCGACTATAAGGTTCTTGGTGTCGATGCATTAAGGGTTATTGATGGTTCAACTTTTAACTATTCTCCTGGAACTAATCCTCAGGCCACCGTCATGATGCTTGGCAGGTAAATAATCATCCATGACACAATTACtcatatttgttttattttattttatattttaacccatacatcaaaaaataaaagtgatacTAAAATTGTATATTATTCCCTTATTTATCTACACATTTTGATAATAAATTACCTTGTGAATTTAAAAGCAAAAATGTCAATTATATACAGAAAAAAAATTATCCACcataatgtatttatatataaatatacgttTTATCtaacttattttaaatttatattttttattttaatagtatTTTATAAGAATagcaaatttgatttaaaagagtATAAGTCATCCCTCATCGTGTTATTTTTCCTATATTATGTAAATAGTTATGATTATAATATAtggatttaaattaaaaactataaTACATtctatattattcttttttttttaaaaaaaaaggtcgCAAGCAAAGGCATATTCATTTATATTTTGACCTTttactcttttaaaaaataaCCTAATCAATATTATTGgagaaataaaaatgataaattaaacaagagaattcTAATCCAAATTATTAATGGTGATATATGTTATCGTCAACAAAACCATGTTCCCCCTTCCTTTGAATTTGGTCTTGGTGCAGGTACATGGGAGTTAAAATGTTGAAAGAGAGGCTTGCTTTTGATGCTGATGGAATGGGGAGAGTGTAATTTATAATAAAGTCGGGTAGAATGTATTTTTTGTTTCCTTCATATAAGTGGTTCAGCAAAAGGTGCCACTTACACCTACTGAGTGCACAAAGATGTAAAAACAATTCTTGTGAGAATATCAGATCAATTTATAAAGTTTGTGAGTGacatgagaaaaacaagaaaTTGAACAATATCATCATGGTCATACCGCTTTCAATTAATCCAATATAAGGAAAGATTCTCCATAATTATTATATGTTGAATATCAGAAGTTCTTAGGTGTTtcaagaataaaagaaaatatttgttttgttttatttttatatatcttgTGATACATTAAAAAGGAGGgttatttattgtttaaaattttaaaaatttatattctttgAAACAACTTCCCTCTTCTCAACCTTATTAATGCGTAACAATATGAATGGAATACAGCAAAAATTTTCATATACTCCGACAACACTTAATATTATAGAAAATACTAAGAGGTGAACacctttagtaaaaaaaaaaaaagggaactaactaatattaatttaaatataaagtaaaaataaaaaacaaaaaaaacctaaTATTTCTCTATATTCATAAAGTTATCCATGAACATTTAAAGATTCGGAAGCATTTCCGGTGAGGCAGGCTCCTGTCCTGGTATTTCAGTATGCTAGTCGTCAACAGATTTCTTTAAAACACTATCGTGACTTGAGTGATAATTATGTCTCCAATGAGGCTCAGAAAATAATAGCAATAGACAATGCAACAACGAAATAAAAGTAATTGTCCACGATTAGGTATGAGTGGGAAACCGAAGCTGAGCTGCTTCAAAGATCTCGTTCATGTAGGGGCACTCATATTTGGGCAATTGTCTCTGAGAAAGTCCAAGTGTTGTTCGGCAGTGACTGAAGAGTATGGGTGTGTGGGTTGATTACTCGT
This window contains:
- the LOC112722126 gene encoding protein HOTHEAD, translating into MRSATTASNISYYDYIVIGGGTAGCPLAATLSQNYRVLLLERGGSPYGNPNITNLAAFGAALSDTSPTSPAQRFISEDGVINSRARVLGGGSCLNAGFYTRAGPNYIREAGWDGRAVNEAYRWVEKKVAFEPKVQQWQSAVRDGLLEVGVVPNNGFTYDHIYGTKVGGTIFDQNGYRHTSADLLQYANPSRITVLLHASVHRILFRTKGGSRPKAQGVVFRDALGRKHRAYLRRGPRNEIIVSAGALGSPQLLMLSGIGPERQLRAHNINVTLEQPLVGQGMSDNPMNAVFIPSPVPVEVSLIEVVGITKFGTYIEAASGENFAGGTSPRDFGMFSPKIGQFSTVPPKQRSPEALAKAIEMMDTLDHAAFRGGFILEKIMGPISTGHMELRTLNPNDNPSVTFNYFKEPRDLQRCVQGLRTIEKVIDSKPFAPFRYVNMPVPVLLNMTANSPVNLLPRHSNSSLSLEQFCRDTVMTIWHYHGGCQVGRVVDSDYKVLGVDALRVIDGSTFNYSPGTNPQATVMMLGRYMGVKMLKERLAFDADGMGRV